One stretch of Armigeres subalbatus isolate Guangzhou_Male chromosome 2, GZ_Asu_2, whole genome shotgun sequence DNA includes these proteins:
- the LOC134209462 gene encoding uncharacterized protein LOC134209462 has protein sequence MSRRNSAKLSFETLQLYRNAFAHVRAIIVDEVSMIGANILDAIHARLQDIRSEYDDAFGGMDIIFVGDFRQLPPVNARFVFKPPANSMHGAVLWQSLQFHPLVRVMRQSDEEFSAVLTSIGNGERLSDEQTKLIESRFRTAQWCKENVPNTIRLFHRNLDVEQYNSDVLRETDGLDCLAEDLFNGYRTNEQLASARNKLHKMSVVEAGGLPYMLRLT, from the coding sequence ATGTCCCGCAGGAACAGCGCAAAATTAAGTTTCGAAACCCTCCAGCTTTATCGGAACGCATTTGCGCACGTTCGGGCTATCATAGTCGACGAAGTGAGCATGATTGGCGCCAATATACTGGACGCAATTCACGCGCGGCTACAAGACATCCGAAGCGAGTATGATGATGCTTTTGGAGGAATGGACATCATTTTCGTTGGAGACTTTCGCCAGCTTCCTCCAGTAAATGCAAGATTTGTGTTCAAGCCACCTGCAAATTCTATGCATGGAGCTGTTCTTTGGCAGTCACTACAGTTTCATCCCCTTGTCAGGGTCATGAGGCAGAGCGATGAGGAATTCTCAGCTGTCCTGACGAGTATTGGAAATGGTGAACGCTTGTCAGATGAACAAACTAAGCTCATCGAAAGCCGCTTTCGTACAGCCCAATGGTGCAAGGAAAATGTACCCAACACCATACGCCTCTTTCATCGTAACCTCGACGTGGAACAGTACAACAGCGACGTACTGAGAGAAACGGACGGGCTGGATTGTCTGGCCGAAGATCTTTTCAATGGGTACAGGACTAACGAGCAGCTTGCAAGCGCCAGGAACAAGTTACACAAAATGAGTGTGGTGGAAGCCGGCGGGTTGCCTTACATGTTGCGTCTCAcctag